The Cylindrospermopsis curvispora GIHE-G1 genome contains a region encoding:
- a CDS encoding response regulator transcription factor has protein sequence MSAQLLLVDDEPGLREAVKEYLQESGFGVRVASNAREGWELIQQNTPDLVISDVMMPQVDGYQFLKQLRDDPQLASLPVIFLTAKGMTGDRIQGYQAGVDAYLPKPFDPDELIAIINNLLERRVTQTTVVGEDSENTEIAKLAHEIAKIKDLLSPRTGISQTPPPFTIDLTPREQSVLNLVAQGLMNKEIARKLETSVRNVEKYVSRLFSKTGTNSRTELVRFALEHGLAQ, from the coding sequence ATGTCAGCACAACTGTTACTGGTAGATGATGAACCGGGGTTACGCGAAGCTGTAAAGGAATACTTACAAGAAAGCGGTTTCGGTGTTCGAGTTGCCAGTAACGCCCGCGAAGGGTGGGAATTAATACAACAAAATACTCCTGACTTGGTAATTTCTGATGTTATGATGCCCCAAGTTGATGGCTATCAGTTCCTCAAACAACTGCGAGATGACCCCCAATTGGCTTCTCTACCAGTTATATTTTTAACCGCTAAAGGTATGACAGGCGATCGCATTCAAGGATATCAAGCAGGGGTGGATGCCTATTTACCAAAGCCTTTTGACCCAGATGAGCTGATTGCCATTATCAACAATTTACTAGAAAGGCGTGTTACTCAGACTACAGTTGTGGGTGAAGACAGTGAAAACACGGAAATTGCCAAGTTGGCCCATGAGATTGCCAAGATTAAAGATTTATTAAGTCCTAGGACCGGTATATCTCAGACTCCACCACCGTTTACAATTGATTTAACCCCAAGGGAGCAAAGTGTGTTAAATCTGGTTGCCCAAGGATTAATGAACAAAGAAATTGCTCGCAAGTTGGAAACAAGTGTTCGTAATGTGGAAAAGTACGTCAGTCGTCTATTTAGCAAGACTGGCACTAATAGTCGTACAGAACTGGTGAGATTTGCTTTAGAACATGGACTGGCCCAATAG
- a CDS encoding PD-(D/E)XK nuclease family protein — MVGVEQELFRISQGYLNLIENCPRKFQHTCLDMLTTPTDPKQEEHKTLGSRFHLLMQQQAMGLPIESFIGEDERLKSLILDLTGVIPEILTQGKEGETFRESEHSRNLQVGDYLITVIYDLLIANNEKAQIFDWKTYGQLPDLEDIKSLASHWQTKLYMYVLAETSTYLPQNISMTYWFIPGKGNSKKIEFRYSNVQHKKNGNELKQLLENLSVWLEQYQKNQPLPQQPKHRKLCEYCPYSYRCYGEIDNQLPGANIQPIPEIEC, encoded by the coding sequence ATGGTAGGAGTGGAACAGGAATTATTTAGAATTTCCCAGGGATATCTGAACTTAATTGAGAACTGTCCCAGGAAGTTTCAGCATACATGTTTAGACATGCTAACAACACCCACAGACCCTAAACAGGAAGAGCATAAAACATTGGGTAGTCGTTTTCACTTGCTAATGCAACAGCAAGCCATGGGACTACCGATTGAGAGTTTTATAGGGGAAGATGAGCGACTCAAAAGTTTAATATTGGATTTAACTGGAGTGATACCGGAAATCTTGACACAGGGAAAGGAGGGGGAGACATTTCGGGAAAGTGAACATTCTAGAAATCTACAAGTGGGAGATTATTTAATAACCGTCATTTATGACCTGTTGATAGCCAACAATGAAAAGGCGCAAATATTTGACTGGAAAACCTATGGTCAACTACCAGACTTAGAGGATATCAAGTCTTTAGCCAGTCATTGGCAAACTAAACTCTACATGTATGTTTTGGCGGAAACTAGCACATACTTACCCCAAAATATATCTATGACTTATTGGTTTATCCCAGGAAAAGGGAACTCAAAAAAAATTGAGTTTAGATATAGTAATGTGCAGCATAAAAAAAACGGAAATGAATTAAAACAGCTGCTGGAGAATCTATCCGTTTGGCTAGAACAATATCAAAAAAATCAACCATTACCTCAACAGCCAAAACATAGAAAACTCTGTGAATATTGCCCATATAGCTATCGTTGTTATGGTGAAATAGATAATCAATTACCGGGGGCAAATATTCAACCTATTCCAGAAATAGAATGTTAA
- the ctpB gene encoding carboxyl-terminal processing protease CtpB, with protein sequence MNQSAKPYSPLRVALVGTMVATSATLYLFGQAWTKQVKAALQDSPKALVDQVWQLVNREYVDGKFNQQNWQAIRQGLLSKNYTSKQEAYVAIRSALQRLGDPYTRFMDPKQFETLTSQTAGEVTGIGIRMEINDQTKRLTVVEPIQNSPADKAGIKAGDEIIAINGQSTSKMKIDEASGLIRGQAGTAITLKISRPGNNLFDIKLTRATIEVPIVRYTLKRDNGRRIGYIRLQEFSSHAAEQMDKAIRDLNNQKVEFYVLDLRGNPGGLLQASVEIARMWLNQGGIVKTVDRVGGSEETKANGTALTNRPLAILVDGNSASASEILTGALKDNNRAVVVGSQTYGKALVQSVHELIDGSGLAITIAHYYTPKGTDINKKGITPDIQLDLTQAQERELAANPNLLGTLSDPQYARAVSAILDSKFARPPQPSETF encoded by the coding sequence ATGAATCAATCTGCAAAACCTTACTCACCACTGCGCGTGGCTTTGGTTGGTACAATGGTTGCTACCAGTGCTACCCTGTACTTATTTGGTCAAGCATGGACTAAACAGGTTAAAGCAGCTTTACAAGATAGTCCGAAGGCGCTGGTAGACCAAGTATGGCAACTTGTCAATCGGGAATATGTTGATGGTAAATTCAATCAGCAAAATTGGCAAGCAATTAGACAAGGTCTATTAAGCAAAAACTACACATCCAAGCAAGAAGCTTATGTAGCTATCCGATCAGCTCTACAGAGACTGGGAGATCCCTACACTAGATTTATGGATCCCAAACAATTTGAAACCCTGACCAGTCAAACAGCTGGAGAGGTAACGGGGATAGGGATCCGCATGGAAATCAATGACCAAACCAAACGCTTGACCGTGGTAGAGCCTATACAAAATTCACCAGCAGATAAAGCGGGTATTAAAGCAGGGGATGAAATTATTGCCATAAATGGTCAGTCCACTAGTAAAATGAAGATAGATGAAGCATCTGGTTTGATTCGGGGTCAAGCAGGAACTGCTATCACCCTCAAAATATCCAGACCGGGAAACAATCTTTTTGATATCAAGTTAACAAGAGCAACTATTGAGGTACCAATAGTAAGATACACCCTGAAACGGGATAATGGACGTCGTATTGGTTATATTCGATTGCAAGAATTTAGTAGTCATGCAGCGGAGCAAATGGATAAGGCAATTCGAGACTTGAATAATCAAAAAGTGGAATTTTATGTCTTGGATCTCCGTGGCAATCCCGGTGGTTTACTGCAAGCTAGTGTTGAAATAGCGCGCATGTGGTTGAATCAAGGTGGTATTGTCAAGACCGTAGATCGGGTAGGGGGTAGCGAGGAAACCAAGGCTAATGGCACCGCGCTAACTAATAGACCCCTGGCCATATTGGTAGATGGTAACTCCGCTAGCGCCAGTGAAATTCTGACCGGTGCCCTGAAGGATAATAACCGAGCAGTAGTGGTAGGTAGTCAAACCTATGGTAAGGCCTTAGTACAATCGGTTCATGAGTTAATTGATGGATCTGGTTTAGCAATTACTATTGCCCATTATTATACTCCTAAAGGCACTGATATTAATAAAAAGGGTATTACACCTGATATTCAGTTGGATTTAACTCAAGCCCAGGAACGAGAGTTAGCAGCTAATCCCAATTTGCTCGGAACTTTAAGCGACCCCCAGTACGCTCGTGCAGTTTCCGCTATCTTAGACAGTAAATTTGCCCGACCACCCCAACCATCTGAAACTTTCTAG
- the recJ gene encoding single-stranded-DNA-specific exonuclease RecJ, whose translation MKWILLENIEIPQDFLQAVQKQYYIRHGSKSKASFVAQILWQRGIRTELELVNFLDFKNYRPASSFEFGKEMNLAVNRLKAAAILKEKVTIWGDFDADGITSTALLWDGLGEFFPQYEQLTYYIPNRLTESHGLNFAGIERLAQQGCRLIVTCDTGSTNIDEIVYAQKLGIDLIVTDHHTLPRERPPVSAIINPRYLPETHPLFHLSGVAVAYKLVEALYETLPDIPQNPLEDLLDLVAIGLIADLVQLKGDCRYLAQVGIDKLHQESKKNISHSRRPGIKKLLELCHKNGDRPMDISFGLGPRINAVSRIHGDGSFCVELLTSRDIKRCCQLAQETELANSRRKSLQKDVQEQARKKLGELDLSTTHVIVLVDSQWPGGVLGLVAGQIAQETGKPTILLSTDSLGTEKGESLDTKTNLARGSARSINSIDLYQLVQKQAHLLHRFGGHPFAAGLSLSVENIGLFTDAINQQFRLSVGGIDLTPTVQADIVVTVADLGRELFLELKLLEPCGMGNPVPKLLIKNCWFENISHHNLQDSQGKKIQYLKTKFVMRDDSSQKGFPGIWWGHDKNDLPQGRCDCIVEIDLNNIKAQPEYEIRLIDVRPTGDLGIHLEVKSHRSAMIIDWRNQQAENCHDSILTIKHCPTSWDEVKGWLKTAISHQKHLALAWSQPNYHTPEEIWLNLVGIAKFLSRTNQKTTRLKVLQKLGINDQSLDLGLESLKSLGFRVHAEGEFLKITCQNPVTSSMDYEVGLPGPNYGNIKTKIDCFCAAIREEQFQKNYFTTVPLSIIQSILLVSTS comes from the coding sequence ATGAAGTGGATTTTATTAGAAAACATAGAAATTCCTCAAGATTTTCTCCAAGCGGTTCAAAAACAGTATTACATCCGTCATGGATCGAAATCAAAAGCCAGCTTTGTGGCGCAAATCCTATGGCAAAGAGGAATTAGAACTGAATTAGAACTGGTCAATTTTCTCGATTTTAAAAACTATCGACCTGCAAGTTCCTTTGAATTTGGAAAAGAGATGAATTTAGCAGTCAATCGGTTAAAAGCAGCAGCCATCTTAAAGGAGAAAGTAACCATTTGGGGAGATTTTGACGCCGATGGTATTACATCCACCGCATTACTATGGGATGGATTAGGAGAGTTTTTCCCTCAGTATGAACAATTAACCTATTACATTCCCAACCGACTAACAGAATCCCATGGGTTAAATTTTGCCGGAATTGAACGTCTAGCCCAACAAGGTTGTAGATTAATAGTTACCTGCGACACTGGAAGTACAAACATTGACGAGATTGTTTATGCCCAGAAATTAGGTATAGACCTAATTGTCACCGATCATCACACCCTACCAAGGGAACGTCCTCCCGTCAGTGCTATTATCAATCCTCGTTACTTACCCGAAACACATCCATTATTTCATCTTTCTGGAGTTGCGGTAGCTTATAAATTAGTCGAAGCATTATATGAAACTTTGCCAGATATACCACAAAACCCCCTGGAAGATTTATTAGATTTGGTTGCCATAGGATTAATTGCTGACCTGGTACAATTAAAGGGTGATTGTCGCTATTTAGCTCAGGTTGGAATTGATAAATTACACCAAGAATCTAAAAAAAATATCTCACATAGCAGGAGACCAGGAATCAAAAAACTACTGGAACTGTGTCACAAAAATGGCGATCGCCCCATGGATATTTCTTTTGGATTAGGTCCACGTATTAATGCTGTTAGCAGGATTCATGGTGATGGAAGTTTCTGTGTAGAGCTATTAACTAGTAGAGATATTAAACGGTGTTGTCAACTAGCACAAGAGACAGAATTAGCCAATTCTCGACGTAAATCATTGCAAAAAGATGTTCAAGAACAGGCAAGAAAAAAACTGGGAGAATTAGATTTATCTACCACCCATGTGATTGTTTTAGTAGATAGTCAATGGCCAGGTGGGGTGTTGGGTTTAGTTGCGGGTCAAATTGCTCAAGAAACAGGAAAACCAACTATCTTATTAAGTACAGATTCCCTAGGTACAGAAAAGGGAGAATCCCTAGATACTAAAACAAACTTAGCTCGCGGATCAGCTCGCTCAATTAACTCCATTGATTTATACCAACTAGTTCAAAAGCAGGCACATTTATTACATCGTTTTGGAGGACATCCTTTTGCTGCTGGACTCAGTTTATCTGTGGAAAATATTGGATTATTTACCGATGCGATTAACCAACAATTCCGATTATCTGTAGGGGGAATTGACCTCACACCTACGGTACAAGCTGATATAGTAGTCACTGTGGCAGATTTAGGCAGAGAATTATTTTTAGAGCTGAAACTTTTGGAACCCTGTGGTATGGGAAATCCAGTGCCAAAATTACTGATTAAAAACTGTTGGTTTGAAAATATTTCCCACCATAATCTACAAGATTCTCAGGGAAAGAAAATTCAATATCTGAAAACCAAATTTGTGATGCGAGATGATTCTAGCCAAAAAGGGTTTCCCGGGATTTGGTGGGGACATGATAAAAATGACCTACCCCAGGGGAGATGTGATTGTATAGTGGAAATAGATCTCAATAACATTAAAGCACAACCAGAGTATGAAATTAGATTAATTGATGTCCGTCCTACTGGTGACCTAGGAATTCATTTGGAAGTTAAATCTCACAGATCGGCAATGATTATAGATTGGAGAAACCAACAGGCTGAAAATTGCCATGATTCCATATTGACCATTAAACACTGTCCCACCAGCTGGGATGAGGTAAAAGGTTGGTTGAAAACTGCCATTTCTCATCAAAAACACTTAGCTTTGGCTTGGTCACAGCCCAATTATCACACACCTGAAGAAATTTGGTTGAACTTGGTGGGTATTGCCAAATTTTTGAGTCGCACTAATCAAAAAACAACCCGGTTAAAAGTTTTGCAGAAATTGGGTATCAATGACCAAAGTTTAGATTTGGGATTGGAATCTTTAAAATCTCTAGGGTTTAGGGTTCATGCTGAGGGAGAGTTTTTAAAAATCACCTGTCAGAATCCAGTTACCAGTTCAATGGATTATGAAGTTGGCCTTCCAGGACCCAATTATGGAAATATTAAGACTAAAATCGACTGTTTTTGCGCAGCAATCAGGGAAGAACAATTCCAAAAGAACTATTTCACCACAGTTCCCCTATCTATCATACAGTCCATTCTTTTGGTCAGCACCTCATAG